In Raphanus sativus cultivar WK10039 chromosome 5, ASM80110v3, whole genome shotgun sequence, the following proteins share a genomic window:
- the LOC108856724 gene encoding glutamyl-tRNA reductase-binding protein, chloroplastic: MKLQTQSFALNLLPSPNLCKPIAKREFISPKRDPSRPISLRCSSVSTPPLTATTNHHLSAASSHKPFPAEVSRSIMELSSVGTLSTLTHDGWPLGVGVRFAVDGDGTPVLCLSRALSPDKRSALHVQLEQCGLRTPQCTIQGSIARPGDDHVVKRLSATWRKKFGEQVEEDSLYVVAVDRVLQMEDFMEDGVWVASADYKNASPDPLRGVAEDIVNQINANNMEDIFRFCNVYVDLDFVVSETKMIWMDRLGFDLRVWSPRGVYDVRIPFPMEVTDEKGAKSSFNGMSQLAWEVEKSYCPADFNKVKLLKQVVGSSHKGGQ, from the exons ATGAAGCTCCAAACCCAATCCTTCGCTCTCAACCTTCTCCCATCCCCAAACCTCTGCAAACCCATCGCCAAACGCGAATTCATCTCCCCGAAACGAGACCCATCTCGCCCAATCTCCCTCCGATGCTCCTCCGTCTCCACGCCGCCGCTAACGGCGACGACCAATCACCATCTCTCCGCCGCGTCGAGCCACAAGCCCTTTCCGGCGGAGGTTTCGAGGAGCATCATGGAGCTTTCCTCCGTCGGAACCCTCTCCACTCTGACCCACGACGGGTGGCCGCTCGGCGTCGGCGTTCGGTTCGCCGTTGACGGAGACGGCACTCCTGTTCTCTGCCTCAGTCGCGCCTTGTCTCCTGACAAGAGGTCTGCTCTTCACGTTCAG TTGGAGCAATGTGGACTGAGGACTCCTCAGTGTACGATTCAAGGTAGCATTGCTCGACCTGGTGACGACCATGTTGTAAAG CGTCTTAGTGCTACATGGAGGAAAAAGTTTGGAGAACAAGTTGAGGAAGACAGTTTATATGTTGTTGCTGTTGACCGTGTGCTTCAGATGGAAGACTTCATGGAG GATGGAGTTTGGGTGGCGTCAGCAGATTATAAAAATGCAAGTCCTGATCCTCTTCGAGGTGTTGCAGAAGACATTGTCAACCAGATTAACGCTAACAACATGGAAGACATTTTCCGTTTCTGCAACGTATACGTTGATCTTGACTTTGTG GTTTCAGAGACAAAGATGATTTGGATGGATAGGCTTGGATTCGACCTCCGAGTGTGGTCTCCACGAGGTGTATACGATGTCAGGATTCCTTTTCCAATGGAAGTAACAGATGAAAAAGGAGCCAAATCATCGTTTAATGGAATGTCACAGCTCGCTTGGGAAGTAGAGAAAAGTTATTGCCCTGCAGATTTCAACAAGGTTAAACTACTTAAGCAAGTAGTTGGATCATCACACAAGGGAGGACAGTAG
- the LOC108857309 gene encoding GATA transcription factor 24 isoform X2 codes for MDDDGLHGNMHNGGDEHPMHVQYEHHGMMDADHAADDDGNGMNGGLETDIPSHLGNPSDHRGEVVDRGAGGDNGDQLTLSYQGQVYVFDHVLPDKVQAVLLLLGGREVPQTLPTTLGSPHQNNRGLSGTPQRLSAPQRQASLLRFREKRKGRNFGPTIRYTVRKEVALRMQRKKGQFTSAKSSIEDPSSTGSDWGSGQSWALEGCETQKPEALCRHCGTSENSTPMMRRGPEGPRTLCNACGLMWANKGALRDLSKAPPPQITRNQPANNNDDSNLDADQMMVVVADDISNSN; via the exons ATGGATGATGATGGCCTTCATGGAAACATGCACAATGGCGGAGATGAACATCCAATGCATGTGCAGTATGAGCATCACGGCATGATGGATGCTGACCACGCTGCAGATGATGATGGGAATGGGATGAATGGGGGACTTGAGACTGACATTCCTTCTCACCTCGGAAACCCATCTGATCATCGCGGCGAGGTTGTGGACCGTGGCGCCGGCGGTGATAACGGAGACCAGTTGACGTTGTCCTATCAGGGACAAGTTTATGTTTTTGACCATGTCTTGCCTGACAAG GTTCAAGCTGTGCTTTTGTTACTTGGTGGACGGGAAGTACCACAGACGCTTCCGACAACGCTAGGATCACCTCATCAGAACAATAGG GGTTTATCTGGTACTCCTCAAAGGTTAAGTGCCCCGCAGAGGCAAGCCTCGTTGCTCAGATttagagagaaaagaaaagggAGGAATTTTGGTCCGACCATTCGCTACACAGTCAGGAAGGAGGTAGCATTGAG GATGCAGCGTAAGAAAGGTCAGTTCACATCGGCCAAGTCAAGCATTGAGGATCCTTCATCCACAGGATCGGATTGGGGATCAGGCCAGAGCTGGGCCTTAGAAGGGTGTGAAACTCAGAAGCCAGAGGCTTT ATGTCGGCACTGTGGAACGAGTGAGAATTCAACACCAATGATGCGACGTGGACCTGAAGGGCCAAGGACACTTTGTAATGCATGTGGACTGATGTGGGCAAACAAG GGGGCTCTTAGAGACTTATCCAAAGCCCCTCCTCCTCAAATAACCAGAAATCAGCCTGCAAATAACAATGAC GACTCAAATCTCGATGCTGATCAAATGATGGTAGTCGTAGCTGATGACATTAGCAACTCAAACTGA
- the LOC108856410 gene encoding protein MANNAN SYNTHESIS-RELATED 1, which produces MGVDLRQVVAGILTITMFVMLGQMLHRDYYDSLQEKAQGDAAHDMEFEGSRVSVKDSLLGAAEGSKGPWMDDNNDLNPCWPTLLSDEAVSSKGYVTFSLTNGPEYHISQITDAVMVTKHLGATLVLPDIRGSKPGDESNFEDIYDADKLIKSLENVIKVVKQLPEQVSLRDMAIVKVPTRVTKDYIKENIDPIFKSKGNIRVATYFPSVNLRRSSQDGETDPVACLAMFGSLELQPALNAVVESMVERLRTHSRKSGGRFIAVDLRVDVLDKKNCHSTGVVGSKTCYNAQEIAVFLRKLGFAGDTTIYLTQPRWDSSLNILKDIFPKTFTKEAIMPASKKSKYLESESSEYENVIDFYISSRSDVFVPAISGLFYANIVGKRIALGKPQVLVPAEISETSGLATDFISPYISKKNHLAYSCFC; this is translated from the exons ATGGGTGTAGATTTGAGGCAAGTGGTTGCTGGTATCCTCACCATTACCATGTTTGTTATGCTCGGGCAGATGCTTCATAGAGATTACTATGATTCTCTTCAG GAGAAAGCTCAGGGAGATGCTGCACACGATATGGAGTTCGAAGGATCCAGAGTATCTGTGAAAGATAGTCTTCTCGGAGCTGCGGAAGGCAGTAAAGGGCCTTGGATGGATGATAACAATGATCTTAACCCTTGCTGGCCAACATTACTATCAG ATGAAGCTGTATCATCGAAAGGGTACGTTACATTCTCATTAACGAACGGTCCTGAGTACCATATCTCTCAG ATCACTGATGCTGTTATGGTGACAAAACATCTTGGAGCAACACTAGTGCTTCCTGATATAAGAGGAAGCAAACCTGGTGATGAAAG CAACTTTGAAGATATTTATGATGCTGATAAACTAATCAAAAGCTTGGAAAACGTCATCAAAGTCGTCAAACAATTGCCTGAACAAGTATCTCTAAGGGACATGGCCATTGTAAAAGTCCCTACCAGAGTTACAAAAGACTACATTAAAGAGAACATTGATCCAATCTTCAAATCAAAAGGAAACATTCGAGTGGCCACGTACTTCCCTTCTGTAAACTTGAGGAGATCCTCACAAGACGGCGAAACCGATCCCGTGGCATGTTTGGCAATGTTTGGTTCCTTGGAGCTGCAGCCTGCACTGAATGCAGTTGTTGAATCAATGGTTGAGAGGTTAAGGACTCATAGCAGGAAATCAGGTGGCCGTTTCATAGCGGTAGACCTTAGAGTTGACGTACTTGATAAGAAAAATTGCCATTCAACTGGTGTAGTAGGGTCCAAGACATGTTACAACGCGCAAGAGATTGCTGTATTCTTAAGGAAGCTTGGATTTGCTGGTGACACAACTATCTATCTCACTCAGCCGAGATGGGACAGTAGCCTCAACATCCTTAAGGACATCTTCCCAAAAACGTTCACAAAG GAGGCGATAATGCCAGCAAGTAAGAAATCAAAGTACCTTGAATCAGAGAGTTCAGAGTACGAAAATGTTATTGACTTCTACATAAGCTCGAGAAGCGATGTGTTTGTTCCAGCCATATCAGGTCTGTTTTATGCAAACATAGTTGGGAAGAGGATAGCTTTAGGTAAACCACAAGTGCTAGTTCCAGCAGAAATCTCAGAGACATCTGGTCTTGCTACAGATTTCATCTCTCCTTACATCTCAAAAAAGAACCACTTGGCTTATTCCTGCTTTTGCTGA
- the LOC108857309 gene encoding GATA transcription factor 24 isoform X1 — protein sequence MDDDGLHGNMHNGGDEHPMHVQYEHHGMMDADHAADDDGNGMNGGLETDIPSHLGNPSDHRGEVVDRGAGGDNGDQLTLSYQGQVYVFDHVLPDKVQAVLLLLGGREVPQTLPTTLGSPHQNNRVLGLSGTPQRLSAPQRQASLLRFREKRKGRNFGPTIRYTVRKEVALRMQRKKGQFTSAKSSIEDPSSTGSDWGSGQSWALEGCETQKPEALCRHCGTSENSTPMMRRGPEGPRTLCNACGLMWANKGALRDLSKAPPPQITRNQPANNNDDSNLDADQMMVVVADDISNSN from the exons ATGGATGATGATGGCCTTCATGGAAACATGCACAATGGCGGAGATGAACATCCAATGCATGTGCAGTATGAGCATCACGGCATGATGGATGCTGACCACGCTGCAGATGATGATGGGAATGGGATGAATGGGGGACTTGAGACTGACATTCCTTCTCACCTCGGAAACCCATCTGATCATCGCGGCGAGGTTGTGGACCGTGGCGCCGGCGGTGATAACGGAGACCAGTTGACGTTGTCCTATCAGGGACAAGTTTATGTTTTTGACCATGTCTTGCCTGACAAG GTTCAAGCTGTGCTTTTGTTACTTGGTGGACGGGAAGTACCACAGACGCTTCCGACAACGCTAGGATCACCTCATCAGAACAATAGGGTACTG GGTTTATCTGGTACTCCTCAAAGGTTAAGTGCCCCGCAGAGGCAAGCCTCGTTGCTCAGATttagagagaaaagaaaagggAGGAATTTTGGTCCGACCATTCGCTACACAGTCAGGAAGGAGGTAGCATTGAG GATGCAGCGTAAGAAAGGTCAGTTCACATCGGCCAAGTCAAGCATTGAGGATCCTTCATCCACAGGATCGGATTGGGGATCAGGCCAGAGCTGGGCCTTAGAAGGGTGTGAAACTCAGAAGCCAGAGGCTTT ATGTCGGCACTGTGGAACGAGTGAGAATTCAACACCAATGATGCGACGTGGACCTGAAGGGCCAAGGACACTTTGTAATGCATGTGGACTGATGTGGGCAAACAAG GGGGCTCTTAGAGACTTATCCAAAGCCCCTCCTCCTCAAATAACCAGAAATCAGCCTGCAAATAACAATGAC GACTCAAATCTCGATGCTGATCAAATGATGGTAGTCGTAGCTGATGACATTAGCAACTCAAACTGA
- the LOC108859397 gene encoding calcium-transporting ATPase 9, plasma membrane-type-like, whose amino-acid sequence MSASSSNGLLLTSMSGRHDNMEAGGSSKPEDLHPSDHHEQLEHDPDDPFDLDNTKNASADSLRRWRQASLVLNKSRRFRYTLDLNKEEHYENRRRMIRAHAQVIRAALLFKLAGEQQTGFGSASSTPAISPGNFDIDLEKLVSMTRNQNMSSLQQHGGVKGVAEKLKSNLEQGIQEDEKEVTDRKNAFGSNTYPKKKGKNFFMFLWEAWQDLTLIILIIAAVTSLALGIKTEGLKEGWLDGGSIAFAVLLVIIVTAVSDYRQSLQFQNLNDEKRNIQLEVMRGGRTVKISIYDVVVGDVIPLRIGDQVPADGVLISGHSLAIDESSMTGESKIVNKDQKSPFLMSGCKVADGVGSMLVTGVGINTEWGLLMASISEDTGEETPLQVRLNGLATFIGIVGLTVAVVVLVALLVRYFTGTTQDSNGATQFVKGKTSISDIVDDCVKIFTIAVTIVVVAVPEGLPLAVTLTLAYSMRKMMADKALVRRLSACETMGSATTICSDKTGTLTLNQMTVVETYAGGSKMDVADNPSGLHPKLVALISEGVAQNTTGNVFHPKDGGEVEISGSPTEKAILSWAYKLGMKFDTIRSESAIIHAFPFNSEKKRGGVAVLRGDSEVFIHWKGAAEIVLSCCTQYMDSNGTLQPIDSQKEFFRLAIDAMAKNSLRCVAIACRTQELSQVPKEQEDLDKWTLPEDELTLLAIVGIKDPCRPGVREAVRICTSAGVKVRMVTGDNLQTAKAIALECGILASDTEAVEPTIIEGKVFRELSEKEREQVAKKITVMGRSSPNDKLLLVQALRKNGDVVAVTGDGTNDAPALHEADIGLSMGISGTEVAKESSDIIILDDNFASVVKVVRWGRSVYANIQKFIQFQLTVNVAALVINVVAAMSSGDVPLKAVQLLWVNLIMDTLGALALATEPPTDHLMHRTPVGRREPLITNIMWRNLLVQSLYQVAVLLVLNFAGLSILGLSQDSNHAHAVEVKNTMIFNAFVMCQIFNEFNARKPDEMNVFSGVSKNPLFVAIVGITFVLQILIVTFLGEFAHTVALSWQLWLASIAIGLVSWPLAVVGKLLPVPKTPMSVYFKKPFRKYRASRNA is encoded by the exons ATGAGCGCTTCGTCCAGCAATGGATTGCTCCTCACGTCAATGTCAGGACGTCACGACAACATGGAAGCTGGTGGGTCGTCTAAACCAGAAGATTTGCATCCTTCTGATCACCATGAACAGCTTGAACACGATCCTGATGATCCTTTCGACCTTGATAACACCAAGAACGCCTCGGCTGATTCTCTCCGTCGCTGGAGG caagCGTCCCTTGTATTGAACAAGTCACGTCGGTTTCGATACACTTTGGATCTAAACAAAGAAGAACACTATGAGAATCGAAGGAGGATGATCAGAGCACATGCTCAAGTCATTAgg GCAGCATTGCTTTTTAAGTTGGCTGGAGAGCAGCAAACTG GGTTTGGATCAGCATCATCAACTCCAGCAATTTCACCTGGTAACTTTGACATTGACCTTGAGAAACTTGTGTCAATGACCAGAAACCAAAACATGTCTAGTTTGCAGCAACATGGAGGG GTCAAAGGTGTTGCAGAGAAATTGAAGTCAAATCTGGAGCAAGGAATCCAGGAGGATGAGAAAGAGGTGACAGACAGGAAGAATGCATTTGGATCTAACACATATCCAAAGAAGAAGGGGAAGAACTTTTTT ATGTTCCTCTGGGAAGCATGGCAGGATTTAACTCTTATCATCTTGATCATAGCTGCTGTGACATCATTGGCATTGGGAATAAAGACAGag GGTTTGAAAGAAGGTTGGCTTGATGGTGGAAGCATTGCGTTTGCAGTTTTGCTTGTTATTATTGTTACAG CTGTTAGTGACTATCGCCAATCTCTTCAGTTTCAAAACCTCAATgatgagaaaagaaatataCAACTAGAG GTCATGAGAGGAGGGAGAACAGTGAAGATTTCAATTTatgatgttgttgttggagATGTTATACCTCTTAGAATAGGAGACCAG GTCCCTGCGGATGGAGTGCTAATTAGTGGTCATTCTCTTGCCATTGATGAATCTAGCATGACTGGTGAAAGCAAGATT GTTAACAAGGATCAAAAATCTCCTTTTCTAATGTCTGGTTGCAAAGTAGCTGACGGAGTCGGTAGTAtgctg GTTACTGGTGTGGGAATCAACACAGAATGGGGATTGTTGATGGCAAGTATCTCAGAGGATACTGGTGAAGAAACCCCCTTGCAG GTGCGGTTAAATGGTCTTGCAACCTTCATTGGTATAGTGGGGCTCACGGTAGCTGTTGTTGTCCTGGTAGCTCTTCTTGTGAG atacTTTACTGGAACTACCCAAGATTCTAATGGAGCAACTCAATTTGTCAAAGGGAAGACTAGTATCAGTGACATTGTAGATGACTGTGTAAAGATATTTACAATCGCC GTTACTATTGTGGTTGTGGCTGTGCCTGAGGGACTTCCCCTAGCAGTTACCCTCAC TTTGGCTTACTCAATGCGTAAGATGATGGCAGACAAAGCTTTG GTCAGGAGACTTTCAGCTTGTGAAACCATGGGCTCAGCAACAACAATCTGCAGTGACAAAACTGGAACTTTAACTTTGAATCAG ATGACTGTGGTTGAGACTTATGCTGGAGGATCAAAGATGGATGTAGCAGACAACCCCTCTGGACTCCACCCTAAACTTGTTGCCTTAATAAGTGAGGGTGTGGCACAGAACACCACAGGCAACGTTTTTCATCCCAAG GATGGTGGAGAGGTGGAGATCTCTGGATCTCCCACAGAGAAGGCTATTCTGTCTTGGGCTTATAAG TTGGGGATGAAGTTTGATACCATCAGGTCGGAGTCTGCTATCATCCATGCTTTCCCTTTCAACTCGGAGAAAAAGCGTGGAGGTGTTGCTGTTCTTAGA GGTGATTCTGAAGTTTTCATTCATTGGAAGGGAGCAGCAGAGATAGTTCTGTCTTGCTGTACACAATACATGGACTCAAATGGTACTCTTCAGCCCATTGATAGCCAAAAG GAGTTTTTCAGACTTGCAATTGATGCCATGGCGAAAAATAGCTTGCGATGTGTTGCGATTGCATGCAGAACACAAGAGCTGAGCCAAGTTCCCAAGGAACAGGAGGACTTGGATAAATGGACTTTACCAGAAGATGAATTGACTTTGCTTGCTATCGTTGGTATAAAGGATCCTTGTCGTCCTGGTGTCAGAGAAGCAGTGAGAATTTGCACCAGTGCTGGTGTTAAG GTGCGTATGGTGACTGGAGACAATCTTCAGACAGCAAAAGCAATTGCTTTGGAGTGTGGTATACTTGCTTCAGATACAGAAGCCGTTGAGCCTACTATCATTGAAGGAAAAGTGTTCCGTGAGCTAtctgagaaagagagagaacaaGTAGCCAAGAAAATAACG GTGATGGGTAGATCATCTCCTAATGACAAGCTTTTACTTGTTCAAGCACTAAGGAAAAATGGAGATGTTGTTGCTGTCACTGGTGATGGTACTAATGATGCTCCTGCACTCCATGAG GCAGACATAGGTCTCTCTATGGGTATATCAGGAACTGAAGTTGCTAAAGAGAGTTCAGATATCATCATTTTGGATGACAATTTTGCTTCAGTTGTAAAG GTTGTTCGATGGGGCCGTTCTGTGTATGCAAATATTCAGAAGTTCATACAGTTCCAGCTTACTGTGAATGTTGCAGCTCTTGTAATCAATGTTGTAGCAGCAATGTCTTCTGGTGATGTTCCCCTAAAGGCTGTACAG CTGCTTTGGGTCAACCTTATTATGGATACTCTTGGAGCACTTGCACTAGCTACAGAGCCACCAACAGATCATCTTATGCACAGAACCCCTGTTGGAAGAAG GGAACCTCTAATAACAAACATCATGTGGAGGAATTTGCTTGTGCAG TCGTTATACCAAGTGGCTGTCCTCCTAGTTCTCAACTTTGCAGGGTTGAGCATTCTTGGCTTGAGCCAAGACAGCAACCATGCACATGCTGTGGAAGTGAAGAACACTATGATATTCAATGCATTCGTTATGTGTCAA ATATTCAACGAGTTCAACGCAAGGAAACCTGATGAAATGAATGTATTCAGTGGTGTATCCAAGAACCCTCTCTTCGTTGCAATTGTTGGAATCACCTTTGTACTTCAG ATACTCATTGTGACTTTCCTTGGGGAGTTTGCCCATACCGTTGCACTGAGTTGGCAACTATGGCTTGCTTCTATTGCCATCGGACTAGTCAGCTGGCCACTAGCAGTTGTTGGGAAACTACTTCCTGTACCCAAGACTCCGATGAGCGTTTACTTCAAGAAACCGTTCCGTAAATACAGAGCCTCAAGAAATGCATGA